One genomic window of Sphingomonas ginsengisoli An et al. 2013 includes the following:
- the nusG gene encoding transcription termination/antitermination protein NusG, protein MSRWYIIHAYSGFENKVRESILADAKRLGLEQLVESVEVPTEKVTEIRRGKKVTSDRKFFPGYVLAKLGMNDDVYHLVKNTPKVTGFLGPNGKPQAISEAEAARILNTKEEAAAAAPKQKISVDYEIGDAVKVLDGPFASFNGVVEELDFDRGRVKVGVSIFGRATPVELEFEQVELVK, encoded by the coding sequence ATGTCCCGCTGGTACATCATCCACGCTTATTCCGGCTTCGAGAACAAGGTTCGCGAGTCGATCCTGGCCGACGCCAAGCGGCTCGGGCTCGAGCAGCTTGTCGAGTCGGTCGAGGTCCCGACCGAGAAGGTGACCGAGATCCGCCGCGGCAAGAAGGTGACCAGCGACCGCAAGTTCTTCCCCGGTTATGTCCTCGCCAAGCTGGGCATGAACGACGACGTCTATCACTTGGTCAAGAACACCCCCAAGGTGACCGGCTTCCTCGGCCCCAACGGCAAGCCGCAGGCGATCAGCGAGGCCGAGGCCGCGCGCATCCTCAACACCAAGGAGGAGGCCGCCGCCGCCGCGCCCAAGCAGAAGATCAGCGTCGATTATGAAATCGGCGATGCGGTCAAGGTGCTTGACGGGCCCTTCGCCAGCTTCAACGGCGTGGTGGAGGAACTCGATTTCGACCGCGGCCGGGTCAAGGTCGGTGTGTCGATCTTCGGTCGCGCGACCCCGGTCGAGCTCGAGTTCGAGCAGGTCGAGCTGGTCAAGTAA
- the secE gene encoding preprotein translocase subunit SecE — protein sequence MAKTTPGEFARQVRAEARKVVWPTGKETWMTAVMVFIMTSILAIFFFGVDSVFAIIVQKLLSLLG from the coding sequence GTGGCCAAGACGACCCCCGGAGAATTCGCCCGCCAGGTCCGGGCCGAAGCCCGCAAGGTGGTGTGGCCGACCGGCAAGGAGACTTGGATGACCGCGGTCATGGTCTTCATCATGACCTCGATCCTCGCCATCTTCTTCTTCGGGGTCGACAGCGTCTTCGCCATCATCGTTCAGAAGCTGCTCAGCCTGCTCGGCTGA
- a CDS encoding glycosyltransferase yields the protein MALAAEAPSISVALATYNGGRHLREQLDSLAAQTLRPLELIVSDDGSTDDTVAQVEAFAATAPFPVRVLRNERPLGYRLNFRQAAQACSGELIAFCDQDDIWRADKLERMAQAFANPAVMLAYHNAWAFNETARRFLHDPAFERAELAQQPIPPFKAVNGLLQIFRADLRRFDRLWDDSIDQNEGNVILAHDQWYFFLALLLGRVVFVDAELLDYRQHANNTYGVKVDRPLIVRMAERLKHYGDQDRWMALSARSRARIAEQITAEEGRPGTDVIAMYDRLAERMERRAATYTNGRMDQRLRALVQSWGAGDYGGATGFKRSSVVRDFWSGVLMRRATDPTRS from the coding sequence ATGGCGTTGGCGGCTGAAGCGCCGAGCATCTCCGTTGCGCTCGCGACCTACAACGGCGGGCGGCACCTCCGCGAGCAGCTCGACAGCCTTGCCGCACAGACGCTTCGTCCGCTCGAGCTCATCGTGTCGGACGATGGCTCGACGGACGACACGGTGGCGCAGGTCGAGGCCTTCGCTGCCACCGCGCCCTTCCCCGTCCGCGTGCTTCGGAACGAGCGTCCGCTCGGCTACCGGTTGAATTTCCGCCAGGCCGCGCAGGCATGTTCAGGAGAGCTCATCGCCTTTTGTGACCAGGACGATATCTGGCGCGCCGACAAGCTCGAGCGGATGGCCCAAGCGTTTGCCAATCCAGCGGTTATGCTCGCCTACCATAATGCCTGGGCTTTCAACGAAACAGCCCGGCGTTTCCTCCACGACCCTGCTTTCGAGCGGGCCGAGCTGGCTCAGCAGCCAATCCCGCCGTTCAAGGCCGTCAACGGACTGCTCCAGATATTCCGCGCCGACTTGCGGCGGTTCGACCGGCTGTGGGACGACAGCATCGACCAGAATGAAGGCAACGTCATCCTGGCGCACGACCAGTGGTACTTTTTCTTGGCGTTGCTGCTGGGACGGGTCGTGTTCGTCGATGCGGAACTGCTCGACTATCGCCAGCACGCCAACAACACTTATGGCGTCAAGGTTGATCGACCGCTCATCGTTCGGATGGCGGAACGGCTGAAGCATTACGGTGACCAGGATCGCTGGATGGCGCTCAGCGCGCGCAGCCGAGCACGTATCGCCGAGCAGATCACAGCCGAAGAGGGCCGCCCCGGAACCGACGTCATCGCCATGTACGATCGGCTGGCCGAGCGGATGGAGCGCCGCGCCGCAACTTACACCAATGGCCGAATGGACCAGCGACTGCGTGCGCTCGTCCAATCGTGGGGTGCCGGCGATTACGGCGGAGCGACTGGATTCAAACGCAGTTCGGTCGTCCGCGATTTCTGGAGCGGGGTGCTGATGCGCCGTGCAACCGATCCGACGCGGAGCTGA
- a CDS encoding acyltransferase family protein produces MGNALKHAALPSTAYRPDIDGLRTIAVVPVVLFHAGLPFVGGGYVGVDVFFVISGFLITGIIARELAQGRFSLLEFYRRRARRIFPALTLVGFATLIAGYLILTPKEYADLGQSAAAIAAFISNFFFWKSVSYWAPGVQPMLHTWSLAVEEQYYVFFPLFLMLMHGRRRWMIIGLWAVFAASLALSIALVASRPSAAFYLLPPRAWELMLGGLLALDCFGQPRSPAMGKAASVAGLALILGSVLLYTPATPFPGAAALPPVLGAGLLIWGGGWGLSARPLVAIGLISYSLYLWHLPVIDFARYLTDAPLTAAQGLLATLLSVVLAALTYRYVETPFRTGKARQKLTMLAAVTMPVMALAGFAIFALAGIPARLSPLQARQLAVVDDQDRHPSRCMSLDERWIDPATPCQFGAHPTTLLWGDSHSMVTATSLQAAGVPFYFAADADCPIGQDLAISPDFERALTQQGHYRRCWDYNRAMLARALQPGIRTVVLSARWTNWRLGEPANPAEGSVDIRLVDAAGTATSPAENRVKFEAAFRNLVATLTAAGKRVVIVGPYPEPTFNVPHRMYVAGFGLAQPIDQNASYAQRHRVILDFFRQFAATPGVTFVWPASMMCKPACPVSRDDVPLYLDHNHLTVAEARRLAPLYRFLRPT; encoded by the coding sequence GTGGGGAACGCGTTGAAGCACGCCGCCTTGCCGAGTACCGCTTATCGCCCCGACATCGATGGCCTGCGGACGATCGCGGTCGTGCCCGTCGTGCTGTTCCACGCCGGGCTGCCGTTCGTCGGCGGCGGTTATGTCGGGGTCGACGTCTTCTTCGTCATCTCGGGCTTTCTGATCACCGGGATCATCGCGCGTGAACTCGCACAGGGCCGCTTCTCGCTGCTCGAATTCTATCGCCGCCGCGCGCGCCGGATCTTCCCGGCGCTGACGCTGGTCGGCTTCGCCACGCTGATCGCGGGATACTTGATCCTAACGCCCAAGGAATATGCCGATCTCGGCCAGAGCGCGGCGGCGATCGCGGCGTTCATTTCCAATTTTTTCTTCTGGAAGTCGGTCAGCTATTGGGCGCCGGGTGTGCAGCCGATGCTGCACACCTGGTCGCTGGCGGTAGAAGAGCAATATTACGTCTTCTTCCCGCTGTTCCTGATGCTGATGCACGGCCGTCGCCGCTGGATGATCATCGGGCTGTGGGCAGTGTTCGCAGCCTCGCTCGCTTTGTCGATCGCACTCGTCGCCAGCAGACCGAGCGCGGCGTTCTACTTGCTTCCGCCGCGCGCGTGGGAATTAATGCTGGGCGGGTTGCTGGCGCTCGATTGTTTCGGACAGCCGCGCTCCCCGGCGATGGGCAAGGCCGCGTCCGTAGCGGGCCTCGCTCTGATACTCGGATCGGTCCTACTGTACACGCCAGCGACGCCATTCCCTGGTGCCGCTGCGCTGCCGCCCGTGCTTGGCGCGGGCCTGCTAATCTGGGGCGGTGGCTGGGGCCTGTCCGCACGGCCGCTGGTGGCGATCGGGCTGATCTCCTACAGCCTCTACCTCTGGCACCTGCCAGTTATCGACTTCGCGCGCTATCTGACCGATGCGCCGTTGACCGCGGCACAAGGGTTGCTCGCGACGCTGCTCTCGGTGGTGCTGGCAGCGCTCACCTATCGTTATGTCGAGACGCCGTTCCGGACCGGCAAGGCGCGCCAGAAGCTGACGATGCTTGCGGCCGTGACCATGCCGGTGATGGCGCTGGCGGGGTTCGCGATCTTCGCCCTTGCCGGAATACCCGCCCGCTTGAGCCCGCTGCAGGCCCGTCAGCTCGCGGTGGTCGACGATCAGGATCGCCATCCCTCGCGCTGCATGTCGCTCGACGAGCGCTGGATCGACCCGGCCACGCCCTGCCAGTTTGGAGCGCATCCCACCACGCTCTTGTGGGGCGACAGCCATTCGATGGTGACCGCGACCTCGCTGCAGGCGGCGGGAGTGCCATTCTATTTTGCCGCCGACGCCGATTGCCCGATCGGCCAGGACCTCGCGATCAGCCCGGATTTCGAACGCGCGCTGACCCAGCAGGGTCATTACCGGCGCTGCTGGGACTATAATCGGGCGATGCTGGCGCGCGCGCTTCAGCCCGGTATCCGCACGGTCGTACTGTCGGCGCGCTGGACCAACTGGCGCCTTGGCGAGCCGGCGAATCCGGCCGAGGGGAGTGTCGACATCCGGCTGGTCGACGCCGCGGGAACCGCGACTTCCCCGGCAGAAAATCGCGTGAAGTTCGAGGCGGCGTTCCGCAATCTGGTTGCGACGCTGACTGCTGCGGGCAAGCGGGTAGTCATCGTCGGTCCCTACCCCGAACCCACGTTCAACGTTCCCCACCGGATGTATGTCGCCGGCTTCGGCCTGGCCCAGCCGATCGACCAGAACGCCAGCTATGCGCAGCGGCACCGCGTCATTCTCGACTTCTTCCGGCAATTCGCCGCGACCCCGGGCGTGACGTTCGTCTGGCCGGCGAGCATGATGTGCAAGCCCGCTTGCCCCGTGTCGCGCGACGACGTCCCGCTCTATCTCGACCATAATCACCTGACGGTCGCCGAGGCCCGTCGCCTTGCTCCGCTTTACCGTTTCCTACGACCAACGTAG